TTCATCGTCACCAATATGCTCGAAGGCGTTATCGACCACGGCACCGCGACGCGTGCCCGGGCATTGCTCAGGAACACTGCGCTCGCCGGTAAGACAGGCACGTCGCGGGACGGTTGGTTCGTAGGCTATACGCCGAACCTGGTCGTGGCCGTTTGGGTTGGCTTTGACGATAACAAACAACTGGGGATGACGGGCGGCGAAGCAGCGCTGCCGATTTGGATGGATTTCATGAAATCGGCCGTCGATCTGCGGCCTGAGCTCGGTGGTAAATTATTTGCTCAGCCGGAAGACGTCGCGCTTGTTGATGTCGATCCGGCGTCGAATCAGATCACGATGGGCGCGTGCCCGCAACACGAGCGCATCGCAATTCTGCTCTCGCAACAACCTACGACCGAATGTCTCCGCCATAACCCGTCCTTCGATTTCGCCGAGTCGTCCGAGACCGTGGAACCTATGATGGCGAAGCACGATCGACGTTTTGTGAATCCGGCGAGACCTCCACTCGAGAAACTTACTAGTCCCGGTGAAACTCGCGTTGATACGGACGCTTCAGGACGACGCGTGCTGGTCAACGAAATGCGGTCTCTCGACCGTTAATCGGGTCACTTTCACCACAGATCATTTAGGGCGGTTTAGAGGCGGGCTACTGCCCGCCGGTTTAACGCAGGAATTGGCGGGCGGTAGCCCGCCTCTAAACTATCTCTAAAGTTCTTCTGTAGTGTCCTCTGTGGTAAAACTCCTGCTGACATGCCCAAACGCAAAATCATCGTTTACATCGCCACCTCCGCGGACGGTTTTATCGCGCGCAAGGATGGTGCGGTTGATTGGCTCGATCGGCCGGTGCCAAAAGGCGAGGACTACGGCATGGCCGCGTTCTACAAATCGATCGACACCATTTTGTATGGGCGAAAGACCTACGACACTGCAGTGAAGTTCGTCTCGGAAGGACTCGAGATACCGGATGACGGCCGGGACTGTCGAAATTACGTTTTCTCGCGCCGTCGGCCACCGAAGAAACTATTGCGCGGTTTTGAGTTCGTGAAAGAACCAATCAAGAAGTTCGCGAAGCGTCTGCGCGCGCGTAAGGGCAAAGACATTTGGATGATGGGGGGCGGCGGAATCATCGGTTCGTTTCTGGATGAAGGCGAGATCGACGAGTTCATCATCCACATGATGCCCACCTTCATCGGCGAAGGCATTCCGCTCATCGCGCCGCGCCATCGCACTGTGCCGCTAAAGCTGCTTTCAACGAAGAAGTATTCGGATGGCGTGTTGAGGCTGCACTACGCAGTGTCAAGAGTCCGACCTTCACGTCGGGCACGTAAACGCGCGCGCTAGTTTGGAAAGACCCGAGCGACTAAGAACTAAGAAAGTTTGGAGGCGGACTACTGCCCGTCTTCTTCGTCCCGTTAGGGACGAAAAGTTTATAGATCCAGGGCTAAAGAAATATTTTGAGCCCGTTTACGGGCGACAGAAGCATTTCGCTCCTTCGGAGCTCAGAAGAAATTAAAAGCAGCCGGTTCTATAAACATTGCGCCGCTACGCGGCTGAGAAAAAGGCGGGTGGTAGCCCGCCTCTAACAGAGCGCGCGCAAGCGCCTGTTCCTGACCATGAGGTTGACACGTCACGCTTCCGCCGGTTTCAACTTCTTAGGCTTGTTCTTCTTCGCCGTTTTCTCGTCCGGCGGCGGCTCTTCCGGTTCTTTGGTTAAGCGATTAATGATCATCTGTTGTGAGAAGCCGACAATGTTGCCGACCAGCCAGTAAAGCAACAGTCCCGAAGGCGCGCTCCACAGAATGTAGAGCATGAAGAGCGGCATGCCGATCGCCATCATCTTGCGTTGGAGCGGATCGGCCGAAGGCGCCGGCGTCAGCAACTGCAGGACGATCATTGAAGCCGTGAAGAGAACCGGCAGCGTGCGGATGAAGCCGAGCAGGTAAGGCTCAGGCGCGGAAAGATCAGGAATCCACAAAAATGACGCCTGACGAAAGTCTATCGAGATCGTCAAG
The nucleotide sequence above comes from Pyrinomonadaceae bacterium. Encoded proteins:
- a CDS encoding dihydrofolate reductase family protein; translated protein: MPKRKIIVYIATSADGFIARKDGAVDWLDRPVPKGEDYGMAAFYKSIDTILYGRKTYDTAVKFVSEGLEIPDDGRDCRNYVFSRRRPPKKLLRGFEFVKEPIKKFAKRLRARKGKDIWMMGGGGIIGSFLDEGEIDEFIIHMMPTFIGEGIPLIAPRHRTVPLKLLSTKKYSDGVLRLHYAVSRVRPSRRARKRAR